The Saxibacter everestensis genome has a window encoding:
- a CDS encoding ABC transporter permease: MAPSTLRRGKSEGRPATVTSVRQSAARTTGRRLLARLGQSLVVLWAAFTVSYLILFLLPGDPVAIMLNNGGEQGAVDPAQAEALRAEYNLDKPLVVQYAIALGKALTFDLGTSIQTGQPVTAAIAQALPLTAQLTGAAIVLAVVAGVSLAVAATYSQRRWLRNLLLSAPSLGISIPSFWLGLVLLQFLSFRHQIFPAMGSEGIKSLVLPAITLAVPTAATIAQVLARSLAGAWNQPYISAIRAKGLSRLGLLTRHALHNAAIPALTMTGVIVGNLLAGSVVTETVFSRDGVGRLAQASVGSQDIPVVQGVVLLAALIFVSVNLLVDLVYPLLDPRLRTQAPACTPSRSIELALVTAQEKDIP, translated from the coding sequence ATGGCCCCATCAACCCTGCGACGTGGGAAGTCGGAAGGCCGGCCGGCGACGGTAACGTCGGTTCGCCAGTCGGCGGCCCGGACGACGGGACGCAGGCTGCTCGCCCGGCTTGGCCAGTCGCTGGTCGTGCTCTGGGCGGCATTCACTGTCAGCTATCTCATCCTGTTCCTGCTGCCCGGTGATCCGGTCGCGATCATGCTGAACAACGGCGGGGAACAAGGAGCAGTCGATCCAGCACAAGCCGAGGCGCTGCGGGCGGAGTACAACCTGGATAAGCCGCTGGTCGTTCAGTACGCCATCGCGCTGGGCAAGGCGCTGACCTTTGATCTGGGCACGTCGATCCAGACCGGCCAGCCGGTGACCGCGGCAATCGCGCAGGCACTGCCGCTGACGGCGCAACTCACCGGAGCGGCAATTGTGCTCGCGGTTGTGGCCGGGGTGAGCCTCGCGGTCGCGGCGACCTACAGCCAGCGCCGTTGGCTCAGGAATCTGTTGCTGTCGGCACCGTCGCTGGGGATCTCAATCCCATCGTTCTGGCTGGGGCTGGTGCTCCTGCAGTTCCTGTCCTTCCGCCATCAGATCTTTCCGGCAATGGGCTCCGAGGGGATCAAGTCACTGGTACTTCCGGCGATTACTCTGGCCGTCCCCACCGCGGCGACCATCGCCCAGGTGCTGGCCAGATCCTTGGCGGGTGCCTGGAACCAGCCGTATATCAGCGCGATCAGAGCGAAAGGGCTGAGTCGGCTCGGGCTGCTCACCCGGCACGCGCTGCATAATGCGGCGATTCCTGCTCTGACCATGACCGGGGTGATCGTCGGCAACCTGCTGGCCGGTTCGGTCGTCACCGAGACGGTGTTCTCCCGGGACGGGGTCGGGCGGCTCGCGCAGGCTTCGGTCGGTTCGCAGGACATTCCCGTGGTTCAGGGCGTTGTGCTGCTTGCCGCGCTGATCTTCGTGAGCGTGAACCTGCTGGTTGACCTGGTCTATCCGCTGCTCGATCCTCGGCTTCGCACACAAGCACCGGCCTGCACGCCCAGCCGGTCGATTGAACTCGCGCTCGTTACGGCACAGGAAAAGGACATCCCATGA